GATTGCGTCGAGAGCTGATCGCAAGAGCATTACCGCATCGGCTTCCGGTCTAGTCGTTACAATAAACGATGGCGACCTCTCCGCTCGTCTTTGGGAGCCTCGCGATCATGAAAAGCCCATTCCCCGGCATGGCCCCCTACCTCGAAGCCTTCTGGTCCGACATCCATCCCCGCCTGACAATCTACGCCAGCGACGCAATCCAGCGAGGTCTCCCGAGGGACTTGCGGGCCCGCATCGAAACACAGGTCTACATTGAGGACCTTACCAGAGGCAATCGCCGGATCAAGCCCGACGTCGTCGTCGTGGAACGGCCAAAGGCTCCTGAACGCACCCTCGCCGCTCCGTGAAGATGGAGGGGTCGCGATTGCAGAGCCAATCGTCGTCCACATGCCGGAGATCGAACAGAAACTGCGATTCATTCAGATCCTCGACATCGGGAACGGAGGCCGGGTCGTGACGTCGATCGAATTCCTGAGCCTTGCCAATAAGGTCTCGGGACGAGGACAAGAACTTCATCTTCGCAAGCAGGCGCAACTCATGGATGCAGGCGTAAACCTCGTGAAAATCGACCTGCTCCGCGATGGCGATCGCGTCATGATCCTCAGGCCTGAGCACATCCCACCCCACGCCCGCACGACCTACCAGATCGTCTGCTGGAGGGCCCACCACCGGAAATCCTTCGAGGTCTTCCGGGCCCCCCGCCGCCAGCCACTTCCAATAATCCCCATCCCCCTCCGCGAACACGATCCTGACGTCCCGCTCGACCTCCAGGCCCTCATCGATCAGGTCTACGAGAACGCTGAGTACGACGACATCGACTACCGCGCCGACCCCGTTCCCTCCCTCTCCGGCGAAGACGCCTCCTGGGCCGACGGCCTGCTCCGCGGCCGAGGGCTCCGCTAGACAAGACCCGCCCAATCGACGATAGAACACAGAGCCAACGCGAGCCGACCGGCCAAGTAGCCCAGGGCATCGGTACCCGGCCGATCCAATCTGAGCTGATCCGAGCCGAGCCGCGATCGCTCCTCTCTCTCTCGCCTTCGGGAAGGAACCCGCCTTATGGCCAATGTCCTGGAGTCGTCTCGCCCTTCCTCCACCACCCGCCCCTCGGCCGTTCACCCGCACAATGTCCCCGCCTCCCAGCCCCTCCGTTGGGATCACGACGCCGAGATCCAGGCAATCCGCACCCTTTGGAACCGTCAGAAACGTGAGGACACCATCTCCGGCGTCCTTGGCACCGACTTCGCCTACACCGCCGCCCACATCGAGCAGGACATCCCCCTCCGCCGCCGCCTCCGCGTCCTCGACCAGATCACCCCGCACCTGCACGGCCGGGTCTTCGAGTGGGGCTGCCAGCACGCGATCGACTCCTGCGTCTACCGCCTCCGCCTCGGCGACACCCTGGAGCTGCACGGCGCCGACCTTTACCCGCCCGGCCCCTTCCACGTCCTCCACCAGTTCAGCGGCTTGCAGTACCGGCAACTCGAACACCCCGTCTTCATGCCCTATCCCGACGGCTTCTTCGACGTGATCACCTCCAACGGCGTTCTCGAACACGTCGCCGATGACGCCACCTCCCTCCACGAGGTCGCCCGCATTCTCCGGCCCGGTGGCACCTTCGTCATCACCTGCCTGCCGCACCGCTTCAGCTACACCGAGGCCCTTCAGCGCACCCTGAAACACAACGCCCACGACCGCCTCTACACGATCGCATCCACCACCACCATCCTCCAGGCCGCCGGCTTCCATGTCGTCGATGCCGGTTTCGCCTTCGTCCTGCCGACGATGCTCTACGGCTTCCCCCGCTGGCTCCAGACCGCCTTCAACCGCCTCGACCGACCCCTCTACCGACTCAACGCCCTTCTCGAACAGGTTTGGCCCCTGAAGCTCCTCGCCAGCAACCTCTGGCTCGTCGCCCGCAAGCCGCCCCTCGCCTAACGCGTTTCTCCCTTGCGACTGGCGCGTCAGGAAATGGGGACTGGCTCCGAGTCTTCGAGGTGCCTGTCCCCCATTTCCGGCAGAGGCGATATGACCAATCGAAAACCACAGGTGACCTCGGTGGATCGCCAATCTAGGTCGCAAAGCGAAGCGAGGTTATCCCACCGCCTTCGGGAAACTCGCGCAGCTGCGCCGCCTTCGTCGGCGAGCCACCGGGGACAAATGCGACCGCATTGGCGCGTCCGAACGGATCATAATCCTTGGAGCTACCGCGCGAATTCTACCGACCCTGAAGGCCGACATGACTGTAGCGATCGTTCATGGAGGGTGATGGATCATGATAAATCATGCAATCCTGAGGAGGATGGGCCTCCGCATCGCGGTGATGTTCGCCGCGAGTTCGGTGCTGACAGGCTGCATGTCCGATCAATTGCGGTATACCAGTTCGCGCCTGCCATCCTCGCTTCCCGACATCACCCAGAACCAGATCCTGACGAACCTCGCCCGGACCGCTGCCGATCCCTCGGCCATCCCGTTCTTCGCCCTGATCTCGGACGGCGTGGCCAACGTCCGGGATTCCGGCGCCGTCGATGCTTCGTTCCAGGTTAGGGTCAAGGAATTCACACGAAACACCCTCGGCACCGGAGCGAGCCGGGAGGTCACCGGGAACTGGTCGCTCAAACCGACCACCAATCCTGATCGCCTCCTGGCCATGCGCGGGGCGTATCGTCTCGCCCTCGGGCTACCGATCCACCCCGATGAAGAGGGCGAAATCATCCGCTTCCTGGGACACACCGGGCTCAACCAGATCCCGGCGGGATTCGTCAGAAGCGGCGGCAAGCGAGACGTGCCCCGGAAGAATGAGACCCTCTACGTGGGCTACTCAAACGGGGCGTACATCTGGGTGACGCCGGACCAGGCAGAGGCGTTCGCCCGGTTTACCCTGGTAATCCAGCGGCTCTACCTCAACGAGCTGGGCAGCGCGGGCGTGAACGAGATCGCTCCAATCGCTCCAAGGCCGCCGGGCGTCACGCCCGGCCAAACCCCGTCGCGCGATTTCCCCCCCAGCGGCTTCAATCAGGGCCTGTTCTTCGTGCCCCGCTGATCCGCTGTGCTGGTCGAGGCCGCGATCAGAGGCACGGGGGGACGGCGCATCCAGCCGTGTCTCATTGCGTTGAAGACCACCCGCGGACGGTGCTCAATGCCGATCCCTAAAATTCTTCCCTCCTCATGATTTCGTGTGACCAAAACCAACCGATTCCCCGATCATTTCGTCGGCCGATCTCCCTGTATCGCTCCGCCACCCGCCCGCTGCACCCTTTCGAACGCCCACCATGACTGCCCAGACCCAAACATACATGCTCCCACGAATGCCTTTTCCTCGCTCGAATCACCCTCTCCATCCGGCGTCGTTCGAGCCCCTACATCCCCCGTCCAATTCTCGAAACGAACCGAACCTCCTCGCTGTAACTCCTTTTCTCAATAGCCTATCCATCCGAAGCCTTTCCACATCCCCGGCGCACCGGACGGCGCACCAGCCCGCGCACGACCAGCGCAACAGCCCGCCTCGTCCCGTCCTCATCCCTCCACCGCCCCTCCCCACCGTTCCCTCCCATTCAAGTTCCATCCGTGTTCCATCCGAAGCTCCAACCTTTCCTCCTCGATTCCCGAAACGAACCGAGCCTCCTCGCCGCAACTCCTTCCCCCTCAACACCAAACCGCTCTCCCTCCTGTCTGCCAGCAAGCGCACCGAGAGGCGCACCGAGCCGCGCACCGCAACCCGTTGGGCGCACCCGGCCCCATCCACCATCTCAGCCCGACCATTCTCACGATCGGCTTTGCACTTCCGTTGCCGGAACCGGTCCGCTACACTGTGACGTTTCCACGCCCGAGTCGGGGAGGGTGCGCCACGCACCAAGGTCCATCGGCTCAACCGACCGTGCCGTCGCCACCACGAGTCCGCATCGATCGAGCCGGAGATCCGAGGCCGATGATCATTGTCTTGAAGCCGCAACCCACCCCCGACCAGATTCAGCACGTCCTGGAGCGGATCGAAGAACTCGGATTTCAGCCCCATCTGAGCCAGGGGGTCTCTCGAACGATCATCGGCGTCATCGGTGACGAGCGGAAGCTCGAAGCCACCCCCTTGCAGGCGATCGACGGCGTGGAACAGGTCATCCCCGTCCTCAAGCCGTTCAAACTCGCCAGCCGCGAGTTCCGCCCCGAGCCAACGGTCATCGAGGTCAAGGGGGTCCGCATCGGCGGCGGCCATCTGGGAATCATCGCCGGCCCGTGTGCCATCGAGTGTGAGGAATCGCTGTTTGGCATTGCCGAGGCTGTCCGCAACGCCGGAGCCAACATCCTCCGCGGCGGCGCCTTCAAGCCCCGCACCAGCCCCTACAGCTTCCAGGGGATGGGCGAAGACGGCCTGAAGCTCCTCAAGGCTGCCGGCGAGCGCTTCAGCATGCCCACCATCACCGAGGTCATGGACCCCCGCCAGCTCGACCTCGTCTGCGAATACGCCGACATGCTTCAGATCGGCGCCCGCAACATGCAGAACTTCGACCTGCTCAAGGAGGTCGGCCGCACCGACAAGCCGGTCATGCTCAAGCGAGGCATGAGCGCCACCGTCAAGGACCTGCTCATGTCGGCCGAGTACATCATGTCGCAAGGGAACCACAAGGTCATCCTCTGCGAGCGCGGCGTCCGCAGCTTCGAAGACTCAACCCGCAACATGATGGACCTCTCGGCCATCCCCAACGCCCAGGGGCAGAGCCACCTGCCAATCATCGCCGACCCGAGCCACGCCACCGGCCGGCCCGACCTCATCCCGGCGATGGCCCGCGCCTCGGTCGCCGCCGGAGCAGACGGCGTCCACATCGAGGTCCACACCTGCCCCGAGAAGGCTCTCTCCGACGGCCCTCAGGCCCTCTTGCCCGACCAGTTCGCCGCCCTCGTCGACGACCTCCGACGCCTGGCCGACGTCCTCGGCCGCACCGTCGACTCGTGCGAGAGCCTGACCGTCTGATCTGATGAGCCGTCCGGGTCGCTGGGGTCGTCTCGACCCCTGACTCCTCACGCCCAGGACGCTGCCGCTGGGGTCAAGATGACCTCAGCCACCTCGAACCAATTCGTCCGTAACGTCTCTCAACAACACCCCTTAACGCCCGGGACCCCGCCTGATGCGACCCTTGTTCATCGCCGGCAACTGGAAGATGAACCCCTCGACCGAGGCCGACGCCGTCGCCCTGGCTGAAGCCGTCAAGGAAGGCGTTGGCCAGGACCACGCCGTCCGAGTCGCCGTCTGCCCT
The genomic region above belongs to Tautonia rosea and contains:
- a CDS encoding DUF4058 family protein, with amino-acid sequence MKSPFPGMAPYLEAFWSDIHPRLTIYASDAIQRGLPRDLRARIETQVYIEDLTRGNRRIKPDVVVVERPKAPERTLAAP
- a CDS encoding DUF4058 family protein — translated: MRTLPEAIAGSSPTSSSWNGQRLLNAPSPLREDGGVAIAEPIVVHMPEIEQKLRFIQILDIGNGGRVVTSIEFLSLANKVSGRGQELHLRKQAQLMDAGVNLVKIDLLRDGDRVMILRPEHIPPHARTTYQIVCWRAHHRKSFEVFRAPRRQPLPIIPIPLREHDPDVPLDLQALIDQVYENAEYDDIDYRADPVPSLSGEDASWADGLLRGRGLR
- the aroF gene encoding 3-deoxy-7-phosphoheptulonate synthase, yielding MIIVLKPQPTPDQIQHVLERIEELGFQPHLSQGVSRTIIGVIGDERKLEATPLQAIDGVEQVIPVLKPFKLASREFRPEPTVIEVKGVRIGGGHLGIIAGPCAIECEESLFGIAEAVRNAGANILRGGAFKPRTSPYSFQGMGEDGLKLLKAAGERFSMPTITEVMDPRQLDLVCEYADMLQIGARNMQNFDLLKEVGRTDKPVMLKRGMSATVKDLLMSAEYIMSQGNHKVILCERGVRSFEDSTRNMMDLSAIPNAQGQSHLPIIADPSHATGRPDLIPAMARASVAAGADGVHIEVHTCPEKALSDGPQALLPDQFAALVDDLRRLADVLGRTVDSCESLTV
- a CDS encoding class I SAM-dependent methyltransferase, translated to MANVLESSRPSSTTRPSAVHPHNVPASQPLRWDHDAEIQAIRTLWNRQKREDTISGVLGTDFAYTAAHIEQDIPLRRRLRVLDQITPHLHGRVFEWGCQHAIDSCVYRLRLGDTLELHGADLYPPGPFHVLHQFSGLQYRQLEHPVFMPYPDGFFDVITSNGVLEHVADDATSLHEVARILRPGGTFVITCLPHRFSYTEALQRTLKHNAHDRLYTIASTTTILQAAGFHVVDAGFAFVLPTMLYGFPRWLQTAFNRLDRPLYRLNALLEQVWPLKLLASNLWLVARKPPLA